The Meriones unguiculatus strain TT.TT164.6M chromosome 1, Bangor_MerUng_6.1, whole genome shotgun sequence genome has a segment encoding these proteins:
- the Hax1 gene encoding HCLS1-associated protein X-1 isoform X1, protein MSFFDLFRGFFGFPRPRSHRDPFFGGMTRDGDDDDDDDDEEEEGRGTRGRESYRFDDFQPPEEFGFSFSPGGGMRFHGNFGFDDLIRDFNSIFSEMGAWTLPSHSPELPGPESETPGERLREGQTLRDSMLKYPDSHQPRIFEGVLENHARPESPKPAPDWGSQGPFHRLDDIWPVTPHSRAREDNDLDSQVSQEGLGPLLQPQPKTYFKSVSVTKITKPDGTVEEHRTVVDSEGQKETTVTHQEAPGSSRSDPVSQRSSALDDPFSILDLLLGRWFRSR, encoded by the exons ATGAGCTTCTTTGATCTTTTCCGAGGCTTTTTCGGCTTTCCTAGACCTCGGAG CCACAGAGATCCTTTTTTTGGAGGGATGACTCGAGATggtgacgatgatgatgatgatgatgacgaagaggaggaaggcagaggcaccCGGGGTCGAGAGAGCTATAGATTTGATGATTTTCAGCCACCGGAGGAATTCGGTTTCAGCTTCAGCCCCGGAGGAGGGATGCGGTTCCACGGCAACTTTGGCTTTGATGATCTAATACGAGATTTCAATAGCATCTTCAGCGAGATGGGGGCCTGGACCTTGCCTTCCCACTCTCCTG AACTTCCAGGTCCTGAGTCAGAAACACCTGGTGAGAGACTGCGGGAGGGGCAGACATTGCGGGACTCAATGCTTAAGTACCCAGATAGTCATCAACCTAGGATCTTTGAGGGGGTCTTGGAGAATCATGCAAGACCTGAATCCCCCAAACCAGCTCCAGATTGGGGGTCCCAGGGACCTTTTCATAGG TTGGATGATATATGGCCTGTGACTCCCCATTCTAGAGCCAGAGAGGACAATG ATCTTGACTCCCAGGTTTCGCAGGAAGGTCTTGGTCCACTTCTTCAGCCCCAGCCCAAAACATATTTCAAGAGCGTCTCTGTGACCAAGATCACTAAGCCAGATGGG ACAGTGGAGGAGCATCGCACTGTAGTGGACAGTGAGGGCCAGAAAGAGACCACAGTGACCCATCAAGAAGCACCTGGCAGTTCCAGAAGTG ATCCGGTGTCCCAAAGATCTTCAGCTTTGGATGATCCCTTTTCCATCTTGGATTTGCTCCTAGGACGTTGGTTTCGGTCCCGGTAG
- the Hax1 gene encoding HCLS1-associated protein X-1 isoform X2, translated as MTRDGDDDDDDDDEEEEGRGTRGRESYRFDDFQPPEEFGFSFSPGGGMRFHGNFGFDDLIRDFNSIFSEMGAWTLPSHSPELPGPESETPGERLREGQTLRDSMLKYPDSHQPRIFEGVLENHARPESPKPAPDWGSQGPFHRLDDIWPVTPHSRAREDNDLDSQVSQEGLGPLLQPQPKTYFKSVSVTKITKPDGTVEEHRTVVDSEGQKETTVTHQEAPGSSRSDPVSQRSSALDDPFSILDLLLGRWFRSR; from the exons ATGACTCGAGATggtgacgatgatgatgatgatgatgacgaagaggaggaaggcagaggcaccCGGGGTCGAGAGAGCTATAGATTTGATGATTTTCAGCCACCGGAGGAATTCGGTTTCAGCTTCAGCCCCGGAGGAGGGATGCGGTTCCACGGCAACTTTGGCTTTGATGATCTAATACGAGATTTCAATAGCATCTTCAGCGAGATGGGGGCCTGGACCTTGCCTTCCCACTCTCCTG AACTTCCAGGTCCTGAGTCAGAAACACCTGGTGAGAGACTGCGGGAGGGGCAGACATTGCGGGACTCAATGCTTAAGTACCCAGATAGTCATCAACCTAGGATCTTTGAGGGGGTCTTGGAGAATCATGCAAGACCTGAATCCCCCAAACCAGCTCCAGATTGGGGGTCCCAGGGACCTTTTCATAGG TTGGATGATATATGGCCTGTGACTCCCCATTCTAGAGCCAGAGAGGACAATG ATCTTGACTCCCAGGTTTCGCAGGAAGGTCTTGGTCCACTTCTTCAGCCCCAGCCCAAAACATATTTCAAGAGCGTCTCTGTGACCAAGATCACTAAGCCAGATGGG ACAGTGGAGGAGCATCGCACTGTAGTGGACAGTGAGGGCCAGAAAGAGACCACAGTGACCCATCAAGAAGCACCTGGCAGTTCCAGAAGTG ATCCGGTGTCCCAAAGATCTTCAGCTTTGGATGATCCCTTTTCCATCTTGGATTTGCTCCTAGGACGTTGGTTTCGGTCCCGGTAG